From Haloglomus litoreum, the proteins below share one genomic window:
- a CDS encoding DUF5828 family protein: MEESVSGFSERGTWSDIVEHGERITRALRDLAGGGEVEVDESALAEWDEWRPKHDERLDEHVNEKTAEQASVGEGAGEKAGKDPDEDIQQAGEQLAESYERLDDPDEAVEKAADSVSYIARAADSASRKAIRRVEGAVYKNVMTRIAPYYFDNELVSANVSRASRGDDPDYELEVNVNDDDLKIHVSNRLADLESDVDRWHVDTPKETESVAAAEGVEPPTDEETEGRSRPDTN, from the coding sequence ATGGAAGAGAGCGTCTCCGGGTTCAGTGAGCGTGGGACCTGGAGCGACATCGTCGAACACGGTGAGCGAATCACCCGTGCGCTTCGGGACCTGGCCGGCGGGGGCGAGGTCGAGGTGGACGAATCGGCCCTGGCCGAGTGGGACGAGTGGCGCCCCAAACACGACGAGCGACTCGACGAGCACGTCAACGAGAAGACCGCCGAGCAGGCCAGCGTCGGCGAGGGCGCCGGCGAGAAGGCCGGCAAGGACCCCGACGAGGACATCCAGCAGGCGGGCGAGCAGCTCGCCGAGTCCTACGAGAGACTGGACGACCCGGACGAGGCCGTCGAGAAGGCGGCCGACTCCGTGAGCTACATCGCCCGCGCGGCCGACTCGGCCAGCCGGAAGGCCATCCGCCGGGTCGAGGGGGCCGTCTACAAGAACGTGATGACCCGCATCGCGCCGTACTACTTCGACAACGAGCTCGTCAGCGCGAACGTCTCGCGCGCGAGCCGGGGCGACGACCCGGACTACGAGCTGGAGGTCAACGTCAACGACGACGACCTGAAGATCCACGTCTCGAACCGCCTCGCCGACCTCGAGAGCGACGTCGACCGCTGGCACGTCGACACCCCCAAGGAGACCGAATCGGTCGCCGCGGCCGAGGGGGTCGAGCCGCCGACCGACGAGGAGACCGAGGGTCGCTCGCGCCCGGACACGAACTGA
- a CDS encoding 6-pyruvoyl trahydropterin synthase family protein, translated as MTGRTLGEQPDALAEAGERVLHVGADRPIRISTGHRIQHHDGKCSRPHGHNYEVTVRVTGELREEGWVVDKGDVTAVIDEWDHRFLLERGDPLVEAFEAAGDGEAVVVLDHPPTAEVMAVVLEERMLERFPDSVSAVDVEVAETRELRAGY; from the coding sequence ATGACCGGGAGAACACTCGGGGAACAACCCGACGCCCTCGCCGAGGCGGGCGAACGGGTCCTCCACGTCGGGGCCGACCGCCCGATCCGCATCAGCACGGGCCACCGCATCCAGCATCACGACGGGAAGTGCTCGCGGCCGCACGGCCACAACTACGAGGTGACCGTCCGCGTGACGGGCGAACTCCGCGAGGAGGGCTGGGTCGTCGACAAGGGCGACGTGACCGCCGTCATCGACGAGTGGGACCACCGGTTCCTGCTGGAGCGTGGGGACCCGCTCGTCGAGGCCTTCGAGGCGGCAGGCGACGGGGAGGCCGTCGTCGTGCTGGACCACCCGCCGACGGCGGAGGTGATGGCCGTGGTCCTGGAGGAGCGGATGCTCGAGCGGTTCCCGGACAGCGTCTCGGCCGTGGACGTCGAGGTGGCCGAGACCCGCGAACTCCGGGCCGGGTACTGA
- the queC gene encoding 7-cyano-7-deazaguanine synthase QueC has protein sequence MSDSENSPTDDSGTESTDSPSSGAPASDRGLDDSEVVDRAVVLVSGGMDSATAVYEAMDRGYEPHFLHASYGQRTADREFECARELAETVGSEFLHVETEHLARIGASSLTDEELEVSEADLDSDEVPSSYVPFRNANLLSMAVSYAEANDCTAVFVGAHAEDFSGYPDCRPEFFEAFERVVEVGTRPETDISIEAPFVEWSKTDIAERGLELAVPYGQTWSCYRSEAPACGTCDACAFRLQAFQRLGVRDPIDYAERPDYT, from the coding sequence ATGAGCGACTCCGAGAACTCCCCCACCGACGACAGCGGCACCGAGAGCACAGATAGCCCATCCAGCGGCGCCCCGGCGAGCGACCGTGGCCTGGACGACAGCGAGGTCGTCGACCGCGCCGTCGTCCTCGTCTCCGGCGGGATGGACAGCGCCACGGCCGTCTACGAGGCGATGGACCGGGGTTACGAACCCCACTTCCTCCACGCCTCCTACGGCCAGCGCACGGCCGACCGCGAGTTCGAGTGTGCCCGGGAACTGGCCGAGACGGTCGGTTCCGAGTTCCTGCACGTCGAAACCGAGCACCTCGCGCGCATCGGCGCCTCCTCGCTCACCGACGAGGAGCTGGAGGTGTCGGAGGCCGACCTCGATAGCGACGAGGTCCCGAGTTCGTACGTCCCGTTCCGGAACGCGAACCTGCTGTCGATGGCCGTCTCGTACGCCGAAGCCAACGACTGCACGGCGGTCTTCGTCGGCGCCCATGCCGAGGACTTCTCGGGCTACCCGGACTGCCGCCCGGAGTTCTTCGAGGCGTTCGAGCGGGTGGTCGAGGTCGGGACGAGACCGGAGACCGACATCAGCATCGAGGCGCCGTTCGTCGAGTGGTCCAAGACCGATATCGCCGAGCGCGGCCTCGAACTGGCGGTCCCGTACGGACAGACGTGGTCGTGCTACCGCTCGGAGGCGCCCGCGTGTGGCACCTGCGACGCCTGTGCGTTCCGCCTGCAGGCGTTCCAGCGGCTCGGCGTCCGTGACCCCATCGACTACGCCGAGCGGCCCGACTACACCTGA
- a CDS encoding PQQ-binding-like beta-propeller repeat protein gives MRRRPLLAALGTGLATGLAGCFSNDGSGSPDSPSDTPTDDATPTPTDSEAPGDDTPDDGETPTGPVRWTIGVEGTPADPVHTAAGLRHVDGDGPARDRWLFVPTESGTLYALDPATGEERWTADLGKRVRDVVVAAGAGLVLAHAGDNTLGDDHLVRAFDADGTARWTFPGSAGANPWGPLELLAADGERVFVASRDDQPMSSGETVWSLDATDGTAAWTGEVGDPYSAAVSEDAVFVASRRAVDAFARPNGERLWRFFEDGVEYQFDTLRADGRTALFATTTGMDTGRMRAIGPDGSHAWQRDRFTTSVTLADALYLGGGPVTAVDPTTGDERWETQGESFLAGGPVADGRLFAGGGGIAAYDTAGGERLWTWTADADIVTAQAATGTAVYAGTGGGNDAPNVVYGRNASDGSERWTFETDSGLSELALGEYVYVGAADGTVYALRR, from the coding sequence ATGCGACGACGACCCCTCCTGGCAGCGCTCGGTACCGGTCTCGCGACCGGGCTGGCCGGCTGCTTCTCGAACGACGGCTCCGGGTCACCCGACTCCCCGAGCGACACGCCGACCGACGACGCGACACCCACCCCGACGGACAGCGAGGCGCCGGGCGACGACACACCCGACGACGGCGAGACGCCGACCGGTCCCGTCCGCTGGACAATCGGAGTCGAGGGCACGCCGGCAGACCCGGTCCACACGGCCGCCGGGCTCCGCCACGTCGACGGCGACGGCCCCGCCCGCGACCGGTGGCTGTTCGTGCCCACGGAGTCCGGGACGCTCTACGCGCTCGACCCGGCGACCGGCGAGGAGCGGTGGACCGCCGACCTCGGGAAACGCGTCCGGGATGTCGTGGTCGCGGCCGGCGCGGGCCTCGTCCTGGCGCACGCCGGCGACAACACCCTCGGCGACGACCACCTCGTCCGTGCCTTCGACGCCGACGGCACCGCCAGGTGGACCTTCCCGGGGAGCGCCGGCGCGAACCCCTGGGGACCGCTGGAGCTGCTGGCTGCCGACGGGGAGCGCGTCTTCGTGGCGAGCCGCGACGATCAACCCATGAGCAGCGGTGAGACGGTCTGGTCGCTCGATGCGACCGACGGGACCGCGGCCTGGACGGGCGAGGTCGGCGACCCGTACAGCGCGGCCGTCTCCGAGGATGCCGTCTTCGTCGCCAGCCGCCGGGCGGTCGACGCGTTCGCGCGGCCGAACGGGGAGCGGCTGTGGCGCTTCTTCGAGGACGGCGTCGAGTACCAGTTCGACACGCTCCGGGCCGACGGCCGGACGGCCCTCTTCGCCACGACCACCGGGATGGACACCGGGCGGATGCGGGCCATCGGCCCCGACGGGAGCCACGCCTGGCAGCGGGACCGCTTCACGACCTCGGTGACGCTCGCCGATGCCCTCTACCTCGGTGGCGGTCCCGTGACGGCGGTCGACCCCACGACCGGGGACGAGCGGTGGGAGACGCAGGGGGAGTCGTTCCTGGCCGGCGGGCCGGTCGCGGACGGCCGCCTCTTCGCCGGCGGCGGCGGCATCGCCGCGTACGACACGGCGGGCGGGGAACGGCTCTGGACCTGGACCGCCGACGCAGACATCGTCACCGCGCAGGCAGCCACCGGGACCGCGGTCTACGCCGGCACGGGCGGCGGCAACGACGCGCCGAACGTCGTCTACGGCCGGAACGCGAGCGACGGCAGCGAGCGCTGGACCTTCGAGACCGACAGCGGGCTCTCGGAACTCGCGCTCGGTGAGTACGTCTACGTCGGCGCCGCCGACGGCACCGTCTACGCGCTCCGGCGCTGA
- a CDS encoding amino acid-binding protein: protein MEKFEDSPSQQAVVRLLLERGFSVNDEGRVVSGGIEIPNTGIAREIGVDRRVVDATTDAILGDPELEPIFRNITAIPSLMDLAPVLDLTVLTVAVSDPEASGIVAAVTGILADHDISIRQTISEDPEFTDDPVLYVITEGDLAGEVINEIRALEFVRRIELE from the coding sequence ATGGAGAAGTTCGAGGACAGCCCCAGCCAGCAGGCGGTCGTCCGGCTGCTGCTGGAGCGGGGCTTCTCCGTCAACGACGAGGGACGGGTCGTCTCGGGCGGCATCGAGATCCCCAACACCGGCATCGCCCGCGAGATCGGCGTCGACCGCCGGGTCGTCGATGCCACGACCGACGCCATCCTCGGTGACCCCGAACTGGAGCCCATCTTCCGCAACATCACCGCCATCCCGTCGCTGATGGATCTGGCGCCGGTGCTGGACCTGACGGTCCTCACGGTCGCGGTGTCGGACCCGGAGGCCTCGGGCATCGTCGCGGCCGTCACCGGCATCCTCGCCGACCACGACATCTCCATCCGCCAGACCATCTCCGAGGACCCCGAGTTCACGGACGACCCCGTCCTGTACGTCATCACGGAGGGCGACCTCGCCGGCGAGGTCATCAACGAGATTCGTGCGCTGGAGTTCGTCCGCCGCATCGAACTGGAGTAG
- a CDS encoding DUF1850 domain-containing protein — translation MRGSVAVLVACSLVLAGAAVAAPVDRTLVVRDADSGAALLTVDVHEGSNVTLAYTHSVEKTPVRDIYTVTGTALDNTEMRFRSYGWGLPAREAVRLEDGWFVFDPDRRYEAFNLQPAAVAGHRLYVDGEPYDLVARSDDPVRISIERRPVLGGHTPQ, via the coding sequence ATGCGGGGGTCCGTCGCCGTCCTCGTCGCCTGTTCGCTCGTCCTGGCGGGGGCCGCGGTCGCGGCACCCGTCGACCGGACGCTCGTCGTCCGGGACGCCGACAGCGGCGCCGCCTTGCTGACGGTCGACGTCCACGAGGGCTCGAACGTAACCCTCGCGTACACGCACAGTGTCGAGAAGACACCCGTCCGCGACATCTACACGGTGACCGGGACGGCGCTGGACAACACGGAGATGCGCTTCCGGTCCTACGGCTGGGGGCTCCCGGCGCGCGAGGCGGTCCGCCTCGAGGACGGCTGGTTCGTCTTCGATCCCGACCGGCGGTACGAGGCGTTCAACCTCCAGCCCGCGGCTGTCGCTGGGCACCGTCTCTACGTCGACGGTGAACCGTACGACCTGGTCGCCCGCTCCGACGACCCGGTTCGTATCAGCATCGAACGGCGGCCGGTTCTCGGGGGACACACACCACAATGA
- a CDS encoding IMPACT family protein, translating to MSDNDGDAADAPGEPPEDPDAYRTLAGRGRAEFTVNGSEFIGHAAPAGGVEAAEDFVTEIREAFPDATHNVPAYRVNADPFREYSSDDGEPSGSAGKPILNVLQGREVEDAVVVVTRYYGGTNLGVGGLVRSYSRAAKEAITDAGVTWTRPHERLVATVDYDDSGTVRGVLESAGVEFDASYEAAVRFDARVPTREATALRDRLLSATSGRVDLE from the coding sequence GTGAGCGACAACGACGGTGACGCGGCCGATGCCCCGGGGGAGCCGCCCGAGGACCCGGACGCCTACCGGACACTGGCAGGGCGCGGGCGCGCGGAGTTCACCGTCAACGGCTCGGAGTTCATCGGCCACGCGGCGCCCGCCGGGGGTGTCGAGGCGGCCGAGGATTTCGTCACGGAGATTCGAGAGGCGTTCCCGGACGCCACCCACAACGTCCCGGCGTACCGCGTCAACGCCGACCCGTTCCGCGAGTACAGCAGCGACGACGGCGAGCCCTCGGGGTCGGCCGGCAAGCCCATCCTGAACGTGTTGCAGGGGCGCGAGGTGGAGGACGCTGTCGTCGTGGTCACGCGGTACTACGGCGGGACCAACCTCGGAGTGGGTGGGCTGGTGCGGTCGTACTCGCGGGCGGCGAAGGAGGCCATCACCGACGCTGGGGTGACGTGGACGCGGCCCCACGAGCGCCTCGTCGCGACCGTGGACTACGACGACAGCGGCACCGTCAGAGGGGTTCTGGAGTCGGCGGGCGTCGAGTTCGACGCCTCGTACGAGGCCGCGGTCCGATTCGACGCGCGCGTGCCGACCCGCGAGGCAACGGCCCTGCGCGACCGGTTGCTCTCGGCGACGAGCGGCCGCGTCGACCTGGAGTGA
- a CDS encoding TRAP transporter permease, with amino-acid sequence MTDDSDDHSDEAESPAPDPEDGSDADPAEPFGSAATPTEQEGLSEADQEELIKELESRRTLTGIFAVGVAVVGIVFSVFQIWLAARGFEFVFTLPFVGEVVIAKLQQLQINAFHVTFALVLAFALYPPTTGDGFLSRRLARVVPGLRERFGEGSPVTVAAERLRAVVRWGFVDAKMERITPFDFVLMFGILTASYYYLNEFEEILRLRALGLDAGRSFGEIYTVLAPLESVLTVVLPFADASFAYLLGVVAFLLVLEATRRTLGLPLVVIVGSFIVYAKYGYLIPLDAPYIGVLSTSEGSWSTIVTNLWYTDQGILGVPVLVSVQFIYIFILFGAFLEASGAGQWFIDLAYAATGRRKGGPAKASILASGFMGTISGSSIANTVTTGAFTIPLMKRSGYRAEFAGGVEASASSGGQILPPVMGAAAFLIVEFTGIPYAEVIIAAAIPAVVFFFGVWVMVHLEASRAGIGGLDDVALVDVRDHLSTGWFYLVPLGLLLFYLLVERLTVARSAYFSLLAIVALIAIVASYDPEDRAILAAALISLVALRAGLAFLGGNPVLATVLGSLGWLVLGAGVVTMLVYPRGEAPLLEYDDAVDRTAERMGRGLNREDALRSRPGRFLAFITQSLDGGARTATPVVVAVAAAGIIPGVVATTGLGPNLTALIVDIAGGSLVLLLVVTAISCIILGMGMPTTVTYIILISMLGPALTQLGIPRLVSDLFILYFGVIADITPPVAVAAYAASGVAQSDPFKTGLSAFSLSLNKAIVPFAFVFTPGLLLLRIVDGSPEIVSVADLTTPSFVIPEVLVPVLGVFLGVVALAATVIGFLYAKLDTLTRAGFAVAALFLMAPGLVLTPLGLDTLTIDLGSRIAGAVLFAALAFFNRVEAGAQAEPAGAG; translated from the coding sequence ATGACCGACGACAGCGACGACCACAGCGACGAGGCCGAATCGCCCGCGCCCGACCCGGAGGACGGCTCCGACGCCGACCCCGCCGAACCGTTCGGGTCGGCAGCCACGCCCACCGAGCAGGAGGGGTTGAGCGAGGCCGACCAGGAGGAGCTGATCAAGGAACTCGAGAGCCGCCGGACCCTGACGGGAATCTTCGCCGTCGGGGTGGCCGTCGTCGGCATCGTCTTCTCGGTGTTCCAGATCTGGCTCGCCGCGCGCGGCTTCGAGTTCGTCTTCACCCTCCCCTTCGTGGGCGAGGTGGTCATCGCGAAGCTCCAGCAGCTCCAGATCAACGCCTTCCACGTCACCTTCGCGCTCGTCCTCGCGTTCGCGCTCTACCCACCGACGACCGGCGACGGCTTCCTCTCGCGGCGGCTCGCGCGTGTCGTGCCCGGACTCCGAGAGCGGTTCGGTGAGGGGAGTCCCGTCACCGTGGCCGCCGAGCGGCTCCGGGCGGTCGTCCGGTGGGGGTTCGTCGACGCGAAGATGGAGCGCATCACGCCGTTCGACTTCGTGCTCATGTTCGGCATCCTGACGGCCTCGTACTACTACCTGAACGAGTTCGAGGAGATCCTCCGGCTCCGCGCGCTCGGCCTGGACGCCGGGCGCTCGTTCGGCGAGATATACACGGTGCTCGCCCCGCTGGAGTCGGTCCTGACCGTCGTCCTGCCGTTCGCCGACGCCTCGTTCGCCTACCTGCTCGGCGTGGTCGCCTTCCTCCTCGTGCTGGAGGCGACCCGGCGGACGCTCGGGCTCCCGCTGGTCGTCATCGTGGGGTCGTTCATCGTCTACGCGAAGTACGGCTACCTCATCCCGCTCGACGCCCCCTACATCGGCGTCCTGTCGACGAGCGAGGGCTCGTGGAGCACCATCGTCACGAACCTCTGGTACACGGACCAGGGCATCCTCGGAGTGCCGGTGCTGGTCTCGGTGCAGTTCATCTACATCTTCATCCTGTTCGGTGCGTTCCTCGAGGCGTCGGGTGCGGGCCAGTGGTTCATCGACCTGGCGTACGCCGCGACCGGGCGCCGGAAGGGTGGCCCGGCGAAGGCGTCCATCCTCGCCTCGGGCTTCATGGGGACCATCTCCGGCTCCTCCATCGCCAACACCGTCACGACGGGAGCGTTCACCATCCCGCTGATGAAGCGCTCCGGGTACCGGGCGGAGTTCGCGGGGGGTGTCGAGGCCTCCGCGTCGTCGGGCGGCCAGATCCTCCCGCCGGTCATGGGGGCCGCGGCGTTCCTCATCGTCGAGTTCACCGGCATCCCGTACGCCGAGGTCATCATCGCCGCGGCCATCCCCGCGGTCGTCTTCTTCTTCGGCGTCTGGGTGATGGTCCACCTCGAGGCGTCGCGGGCAGGCATCGGCGGGCTCGACGACGTGGCGCTCGTCGACGTTCGCGACCACCTCTCGACGGGGTGGTTCTACCTCGTCCCGCTGGGGCTGTTGCTGTTCTACCTGCTGGTCGAGCGCCTGACGGTCGCCCGCTCGGCGTACTTCTCGCTCCTGGCCATCGTCGCGCTCATCGCCATCGTCGCGTCCTACGACCCGGAGGACCGCGCGATACTGGCAGCGGCACTCATCAGCCTGGTCGCGCTCCGGGCGGGCCTGGCGTTCCTCGGTGGCAACCCCGTCCTGGCGACGGTGCTCGGGTCGCTCGGCTGGCTCGTCCTCGGCGCCGGGGTGGTGACGATGCTCGTCTACCCGCGGGGCGAGGCCCCCCTGCTCGAGTACGACGACGCCGTGGACCGCACGGCCGAGCGGATGGGCCGTGGGCTGAACCGCGAGGACGCGCTCCGGAGTCGCCCGGGCCGGTTCCTCGCGTTCATCACGCAGTCGCTCGACGGGGGCGCCCGGACGGCCACCCCGGTCGTGGTCGCCGTCGCCGCCGCGGGCATCATCCCGGGCGTCGTGGCGACGACGGGGCTGGGCCCGAACCTGACGGCGCTCATCGTCGACATCGCGGGCGGGTCGCTCGTCCTCCTGCTGGTCGTGACGGCCATCTCCTGTATCATCCTCGGGATGGGGATGCCGACGACGGTCACGTACATCATCCTCATCTCGATGCTGGGGCCGGCGCTCACGCAGCTCGGCATCCCACGGCTGGTGAGTGACCTGTTCATCCTCTACTTCGGCGTCATCGCAGACATCACGCCTCCGGTCGCCGTCGCGGCCTACGCGGCCAGCGGGGTCGCGCAGTCGGACCCGTTCAAGACCGGGCTGTCGGCCTTCTCGCTCTCGCTCAACAAGGCCATCGTCCCGTTCGCGTTCGTGTTCACCCCCGGGCTGTTGCTGTTGCGCATCGTCGACGGGTCGCCGGAGATCGTCAGCGTCGCGGATCTCACGACCCCGTCGTTCGTCATCCCGGAGGTGCTCGTCCCCGTCCTCGGGGTGTTCCTCGGCGTGGTGGCGCTCGCGGCGACCGTCATCGGGTTCCTCTACGCGAAACTCGACACGCTGACGCGCGCCGGGTTCGCCGTCGCCGCGCTGTTCCTGATGGCGCCCGGCCTCGTCCTCACGCCGCTGGGGCTGGACACGCTGACCATCGACCTCGGCAGCCGCATCGCGGGGGCGGTGCTGTTCGCGGCGCTCGCGTTCTTCAACCGGGTCGAGGCGGGGGCACAGGCGGAACCCGCGGGCGCGGGCTGA
- the upp gene encoding uracil phosphoribosyltransferase — protein MPIEDRDDAYVITHALAKHTLSDLRSAETEQVAFRNGLVKLGRICGYEIIDGMMDTEYVSITTPLADTTGERVKGLDDVVIVNVLRAATPFVEGLLKAFPQARQGIVSAGRDESAGMDADGNFPISVDYVKLPELTPEDTVIVADPMLATGSTMAAVLEEVTEGAAPERLLALSAVAAPAGLVHVRESVPKADLLTVAVDERLDDDGYIVPGLGDAGDRAFGTK, from the coding sequence ATGCCAATCGAGGACCGCGACGACGCGTACGTCATTACCCACGCGCTCGCGAAGCACACGCTGAGCGACCTCCGCTCGGCGGAGACCGAACAGGTGGCGTTCCGGAACGGGCTCGTCAAGCTGGGGCGCATCTGTGGCTACGAGATCATCGACGGCATGATGGACACGGAGTACGTCTCCATCACGACCCCGCTGGCCGACACGACCGGCGAGCGCGTGAAGGGGCTCGACGACGTGGTCATCGTGAACGTCCTCCGGGCCGCGACGCCGTTCGTCGAGGGGCTGCTGAAGGCGTTCCCGCAGGCCCGGCAGGGGATCGTCAGCGCCGGGCGCGACGAGTCGGCCGGCATGGACGCGGACGGCAACTTCCCGATCTCCGTCGACTACGTGAAGCTCCCCGAGCTGACCCCCGAGGACACGGTCATCGTCGCGGACCCGATGCTCGCGACGGGGTCGACGATGGCGGCGGTGCTCGAGGAGGTCACGGAGGGGGCCGCACCCGAGCGACTGCTCGCGCTCTCGGCCGTCGCCGCCCCCGCGGGACTGGTCCACGTCCGCGAGTCCGTCCCCAAGGCGGACCTGCTCACCGTCGCGGTCGACGAGCGACTCGACGACGACGGCTACATCGTCCCCGGCCTCGGGGATGCCGGCGACCGGGCGTTCGGCACCAAGTAG
- a CDS encoding TAXI family TRAP transporter solute-binding subunit, whose translation MTDHMNRRRFVAGAGAAGVSLVAGCTGDGGDGGGDGGSDGGDGGDGGDGGGGTTRLSWHAGGTGGTYFPLSNEFKQVVEGNTDFRLQVQSTGASVANVGSLSNGSADFALIQNDVAYFAANGTGIEAFIDNAVENLRGVATLYPETITIVTLASTGISQPADLEGKVINTGDLGSGTQVNATQILEALGIEEYTEQNAGFSTAADQLKNGDIDAAFVVGGWPVGAISDLATTNDAEIVPIAGENRQAVLDSAPFYAQDTIPGGTYSGISEARETVSVQAMIATRAELGASTVEEVTAAIFDNLGDLTIKTQFITRDSAQEGMSIDLHEGAQAYFG comes from the coding sequence ATGACGGACCACATGAATCGTCGGCGGTTCGTGGCCGGTGCGGGAGCAGCTGGTGTGTCCCTCGTGGCCGGCTGTACCGGGGACGGCGGGGACGGTGGCGGGGACGGCGGCAGCGACGGGGGCGATGGGGGCGACGGCGGCGATGGCGGTGGCGGTACGACCCGGCTCTCCTGGCACGCGGGCGGGACCGGCGGGACGTACTTCCCGCTCTCCAACGAGTTCAAGCAGGTCGTCGAGGGGAACACCGACTTCCGCCTGCAGGTCCAGTCGACCGGCGCCTCCGTCGCGAACGTCGGGTCGCTGTCCAACGGGAGCGCCGACTTCGCGCTCATCCAGAACGACGTGGCCTACTTCGCCGCCAACGGCACCGGTATCGAGGCGTTCATCGACAACGCCGTTGAGAACCTCCGGGGCGTCGCCACCCTCTACCCGGAGACCATCACCATCGTGACGCTGGCCTCGACGGGGATCTCACAGCCCGCCGACCTCGAGGGGAAGGTCATCAACACGGGCGACCTCGGCTCCGGGACGCAGGTCAACGCCACCCAGATCCTCGAGGCGCTCGGCATCGAGGAGTACACGGAACAGAACGCGGGCTTCTCGACGGCGGCCGACCAGCTCAAGAACGGCGACATCGACGCGGCGTTCGTCGTCGGCGGCTGGCCCGTGGGTGCCATCTCGGACCTCGCGACGACCAACGACGCCGAGATCGTCCCCATCGCGGGCGAGAACCGACAGGCCGTCCTCGATTCGGCACCGTTCTACGCCCAGGACACCATCCCCGGCGGGACCTACAGCGGCATCTCGGAGGCCCGCGAGACGGTGTCGGTCCAGGCGATGATCGCCACCCGCGCCGAACTCGGGGCCAGCACCGTCGAGGAGGTGACGGCCGCCATCTTCGACAACCTTGGCGACCTCACCATCAAGACGCAGTTCATCACCAGGGACTCCGCCCAGGAGGGGATGTCCATCGACCTGCACGAGGGCGCCCAGGCGTACTTCGGCTGA
- a CDS encoding 7-carboxy-7-deazaguanine synthase QueE → MPVNEAVDDSGREVPEDVDASEALPVNELFHSLQGEGKLAGVPSTFVRTSGCNLRCWFCDSYHTSWEPTGAWRSLDDIVAAVEERPGDHVVLTGGEPTVHEASVDLLDRLSARGYHTTVETNGTVFRDAAIDLASLSPKLASSTPTEARPPAGGDATDGDDPDADLDVAGWADRHEDRRLDYDAMARYVEAYETQLKFVVTGPDDMPEVERVVERLRERTDATITDDDVLLMPEGTTREALASTRRVVADLALEHGYRYTPRIHVDVWNDAPGT, encoded by the coding sequence ATGCCCGTCAACGAGGCGGTCGACGACTCCGGTCGCGAGGTCCCCGAGGATGTCGACGCCAGCGAGGCACTCCCGGTGAACGAGCTGTTCCACTCCCTCCAGGGCGAGGGGAAACTCGCGGGCGTGCCCAGCACGTTCGTCCGGACGTCGGGCTGCAACCTCCGCTGCTGGTTCTGTGACTCCTACCACACCTCCTGGGAACCAACGGGGGCGTGGCGCTCGCTGGACGACATCGTCGCCGCCGTCGAGGAACGCCCCGGCGACCACGTCGTCCTCACTGGCGGCGAGCCGACGGTCCACGAGGCCAGTGTCGACCTGCTCGACCGGCTCTCGGCCCGGGGCTACCACACGACCGTCGAGACCAACGGCACCGTGTTCCGGGACGCCGCCATCGACCTGGCGTCGCTCTCGCCGAAGCTCGCATCCTCGACGCCGACAGAGGCGCGGCCGCCGGCGGGTGGCGACGCGACCGACGGCGACGACCCGGACGCCGACCTCGACGTGGCCGGCTGGGCCGACCGCCACGAGGACCGCCGGCTGGACTACGACGCGATGGCCCGCTACGTCGAGGCGTACGAGACCCAGCTCAAGTTCGTGGTCACCGGCCCGGACGATATGCCGGAGGTGGAGCGCGTGGTCGAGCGCCTGCGCGAGCGGACCGACGCGACCATCACCGACGACGACGTGCTCCTGATGCCGGAGGGCACCACGCGCGAGGCACTGGCCTCGACCCGCCGGGTCGTCGCCGACCTCGCGCTGGAGCACGGCTACCGCTATACGCCACGCATCCACGTCGACGTCTGGAACGACGCGCCGGGGACCTGA